In Helianthus annuus cultivar XRQ/B chromosome 9, HanXRQr2.0-SUNRISE, whole genome shotgun sequence, the following are encoded in one genomic region:
- the LOC110879723 gene encoding probable aldehyde dehydrogenase encodes MSMLRLCNGIKNNSSSRRRLIHSLQFATVKAEEISGSQPAQVQNLVQGKWIESGNWNTIPDPLNGEPFIKVNEVDENGIKPFVESLSKCPKHGLHNPFKSPERYLLYGDVSAKAGHMFSQPEVSDFFAKLIQRVSPKSYQQALGEVYVTGKFLENFSGDQVRFLARSFGVPGNHLGQQSHGFRWPYGPVALITPFNFPLEIPVLQLMGALYMGNKPVLKVDSKVCIVMEQMLRLLHACGMPVEDVDFINSDGMTMNKLLLEANPRMTLFTGSSKIADKLAYDLNGRIKVEDAGFDWKILGPDVHEVDYVSWVCDQDAYACSGQKCSAQSLLFVHENWKNSSLMSHLNHLAGRRTLDNLTIGPVLTVTTEAMLDHKNNLLKIPGSKLLWGGEELENHSIPKVYGAIKPTAVFVPLEQILKAEHYELVTKEIFGPFQIVTEYKDSQIPMVLKALEKMHAHLTAAVVSNDPLFIQDIVGKTVNGTTYAGLRARTTGAPQNHWFGPAGDPRGAGIGTPEAIKLVWSCHREIIYDIGPVPHNWQIPPST; translated from the exons ATGTCAATGCTTCGACTCTGCAATGGAATCAAGAACAATTCTTCCTCAAG GAGGAGGCTCATTCATTCACTACAATTTGCTACTGTTAAAGCTGAAGAGATATCAGGCTCCCAGCCTGCTCAAGTACAAAACTTGG TCCAGGGAAAATGGATTGAATCTGGCAATTGGAATACGATTCCTGATCCTCTAAATGGGGAACCATTCATTAAAGTTAACGAAGTTGATGAAAATGGGATCAAG CCGTTTGTTGAAAGCTTATCTAAGTGCCCCAAACATGGTCTGCACAATCCGTTTAAATCCCCCGAGAG GTATCTTCTATATGGAGACGTATCTGCAAAAGCAGGCCATATGTTTTCCCAGCCTGAG GTTTCTGATTTCTTTGCTAAGTTAATACAAAGGGTCTCACCAAAGAGTTACCAGCAGGCTCTCGGTGAAGTTTATGTTACCGGAAAGTTTTTAGAAAACTTTTCTGGTGATCAG GTGCGTTTCTTGGCAAGGTCGTTCGGAGTCCCTGGGAATCATCTTGGGCAACAAAGTCATGGTTTCCGATGGCCATATGGCCCT GTGGCGTTAATTACACCTTTCAATTTTCCTCTAGAGATTCCGGTACTCCAGCTGATGGGAGCTCTTTACATGGGCAACAAACCCGTCCTTAAAGTTGATAGCAAA GTTTGCATTGTTATGGAACAAATGCTTCGGTTACTCCATGCTTGTGGGATGCCAGTTGAGGATGTTGACTTTATTAATTCTGATGGAATGACGATGAACAAGCTGCTGCTAGAG GCAAATCCGAGAATGACCCTTTTTACGGGTAGCTCGAAAATAGCAGATAAGTTGGCTTATGATCTGAACGGACGAATTAAAGTAGAAGATGCAGGATTCGACTGGAAAATCCTCGGGCCTGATGTTCACGAG GTGGATTATGTGTCATGGGTGTGTGATCAAGATGCATATGCATGTAGTGGCCAAAAATGCTCAGCACAATCGTTGTTATTCGTTCATGAG AACTGGAAAAACAGCTCACTCATGAGTCACCTAAACCACCTTGCGGGGAGAAGGACGCTTGATAATTTAACAATTGGGCCAGTTCTTACA GTTACAACAGAAGCAATGCTAGACCACAAGAACAATTTGCTTAAAATCCCGGGATCAAAACTACTATGGGGTGGTGAGGAGTTGGAAAACCATTCAATTCCTAAAGTCTACGGTGCTATAAAACCAACCGCTGTTTTTGTTCCACTTGAACAAATACTAAAAGCTGAACATTATGAGCTTGTCACAAAAGAAATATTTGGGCCGTTTCAG ATTGTTACCGAGTACAAAGACAGCCAAATCCCAATGGTGTTGAAAGCTCTTGAAAAGATGCATGCACATTTAACCGCTGCTGTTGTCTCTAATGATCCCTTGTTTATTCAG GATATTGTGGGAAAAACTGTTAATGGAACTACGTATGCTGGACTTAGAGCAAGAACTACAGGGGCGCCACAGAATCATTG GTTTGGACCTGCCGGAGATCCAAGAGGAGCGGGAATAGGGACTCCTGAAGCGATAAAATTGGTGTGGTCTTGTCATAGAGAAATTATTTATGATATTGGCCCGGTTCCACACAACTGGCAAATCCCGCCTTCTACTTAA
- the LOC110879724 gene encoding tRNase Z TRZ1: METKKKKGLVIEDYPIEGLSIAGHETCIILPTLNLAFDIGKCPQRAISQQFLFISHGHMDHIGGLPMYVATRGLYRMSPPTIIVPKVIKENVEKIFEAHRAMDQSELKHTLIGLDIGEEFYLRKDMKVKAFKTYHVIPSQGYVIYSVKQKLKPEYVGLPGDEIKKLKFSGVEITYTTTSPEVAFTGDTTSDFIVDDDNADVLKAKVLIMESTYVENSMMVENARDYGHTHLSEIVNHASRFENKAIVLIHFSARYQLDVIKEAVSALGPPLSGRVFALTEGF; encoded by the exons ATGGAAACAAAGAAGAAAAAAGGTTTGGTTATCGAAGATTACCCGATCGAAGGGCTGTCAATAGCAGGGCATGAAACTTGTATAATTCTTCCCACTCTCAACTTAGCTTTCGACATCGGAAAGTGCCCCCAACGAGCCATTTCTCAGCAATTTCTTTTCATTTCTCACGGTCACATGGATCACATT GGAGGATTGCCTATGTATGTTGCAACTCGTGGTTTATACAGAATGTCTCCACCAACAATCATTGTACCAAAAGTCATTAAAGAAAATGTTGAAAAAATCTTTGAAGCACACCGTGCAATGGACCAATCAGAACTGAAGCATACTTTGATTGGATTGGATATTG GGGAAGAATTCTACTTGAGAAAAGATATGAAAGTAAAAGCATTTAAGACGTATCACGTCATACCAAGTCAG GGTTATGTAATTTATTCAGTGAAACAAAAGCTTAAACCCGAGTATGTCGGTCTTCCGGGGGATGAAATCAAGAAGTTGAAGTTCTCAGGTGTGGAG ATAACATACACGACAACGTCACCTGAAGTCGCTTTTACAGGAGATACTACATCCGACTTCATCGTTGATGACGATAATGCTGATGTGTTGAAGGCAAAGGTTCTCATTATGGAG AGCACGTATGTGGAGAATTCAATGATGGTGGAGAATGCGAGAGACTATGGCCACACACATTTATCTGAG ATAGTTAATCATGCAAGCAGATTTGAGAATAAAGCAATTGTATTGATCCACTTTTCAGCTCGGTATCAGTTGGAT GTTATTAAAGAAGCTGTTTCTGCACTGGGCCCACCTTTGTCGGGCCGTGTTTTTGCACTTACAGAGGGTTTCTAG
- the LOC110874999 gene encoding inactive protein RESTRICTED TEV MOVEMENT 2, giving the protein MAQISGRSPFDNKPSLGSLVFEEFVPPSAWTDDSTCLLVDLPGFKRQELKLQVDNQTHLVVNGERQVRENKYKRFEQRFELPKNVDTEKITRELDGEILFISVPKKVEHKHQDIKHDNIPAPVSK; this is encoded by the exons ATGGCGCAAATCTCAGGAAGATCGCCTTTTGATAACAAACCAAGCTTGGGGAGTTTGGTATTTGAAGAGTTTGTGCCTCCTTCAGCATGGACAGATGACTCGACGTGCCTTCTTGTTGATCTTCCTG GTTTCAAGAGGCAAGAGCTAAAGCTTCAAGTCGACAACCAAACACATTTAGTAGTTAACGGAGAAAGGCAGGTGCGAGAGAATAAATACAAACGATTTGAACAAAGATTTGAATTGCCAAAAAACGTAGACACTGAAAAGATAACAAGGGAGCTTGATGGTGAAATTCTATTTATTTCAGTCCCAAAGAAAGTTGAACATAAACACCAAGATATCAAACATGACAACATTCCCGCACCAGTAAGTAAGTGA